In the Hordeum vulgare subsp. vulgare chromosome 7H, MorexV3_pseudomolecules_assembly, whole genome shotgun sequence genome, one interval contains:
- the LOC123408752 gene encoding glucuronoxylan 4-O-methyltransferase 1-like, whose amino-acid sequence MSSPVHARKALHLFSMKAKLQSFLGLRLLVVAALAAFLLLFSARTLFSTSSPGPAASHLRGGAGDDGTCSKLPAPVADALVHYAASNVTPQQTAAEIGVSLRVLQRRSPCNFLVFGLGLDSPMWAALNHGGRTVFLEEDASWIASVRSKHPGLESYHVVYDTRVTEADDLMSLRDHPGCTAQPDLAAAAEASCRLALRGLPAAFHEVEWDLVMVDAPTGWTPEAPGRMGAIYTAGMVARARRPGDGATDVFVHDVDRTVEDRFSKAFLCDAYLAEQVGRIRHFVIPSHREKPGTPFCPLN is encoded by the coding sequence ATGTCGAGCCCCGTGCACGCCCGGAAGGCCCTCCACCTATTCTCCATGAAGGCCAAGCTGCAGAGCTTCCTCGGCCTCCGCCTCCTCGTCGTGGCCGCCCTCgccgccttcctcctcctcttctccgcgCGCAcgctcttctccacctcctcccccggcCCCGCCGCCTCGCACCTGCGCGGCGGCGCGGGCGACGACGGGACGTGCTCCAAGCTGCCGGCGCCGGTGGCCGACGCGCTGGTGCACTACGCGGCATCGAACGTGACGCCGCAGCAGACGGCGGCGGAGATCGGGGTGTCGCTGCGCGTCCTGCAGCGCCGCTCGCCCTGCAACTTCCTGGTGTTCGGGCTCGGGCTGGACAGCCCGATGTGGGCGGCGCTCAACCACGGCGGCCGCACGGTGTTCCTCGAGGAGGACGCGTCGTGGATCGCCTCCGTCCGCTCCAAGCACCCGGGGCTCGAGTCCTACCACGTCGTGTACGACACCCGCGTCACCGAGGCCGACGACCTCATGTCCCTCCGGGACCACCCGGGGTGCACCGCGCAGCcggacctcgccgccgccgccgaggccTCGTGCCGGCTGGCGCTCCGCGGCCTACCCGCCGCGTTCCACGAGGTGGAGTGGGACCTGGTCATGGTGGACGCGCCCACGGGGTGGACGCCGGAGGCGCCCGGGAGGATGGGCGCCATCTACACCGCCGGCATGGTGGCGCGCGCGCGGCGGCCCGGAGACGGCGCCACCGACGTGTTCGTGCACGACGTGGACCGGACGGTGGAGGACAGGTTCTCCAAGGCGTTCCTCTGCGACGCGTACCTCGCCGAGCAGGTCGGCCGGATCAGGCACTTCGTAATCCCCAGCCACAGGGAGAAGCCCGGCACGCCCTTCTGCCCTCTCAATTAG